The following coding sequences are from one Saprospiraceae bacterium window:
- a CDS encoding 4Fe-4S dicluster domain-containing protein, with product MAIIITEECINCGACEPECPNHAIYEGGIDWALSDGNTVRGPYTLVDGRVVDADSKQKPISNEYYFIVPSKCTECVGFHDEPQCAAVCPVDCCVPDPAHRESEEELLQRKANLHL from the coding sequence ATGGCTATTATAATCACAGAAGAATGTATCAATTGTGGAGCGTGTGAGCCAGAATGCCCAAATCATGCAATTTATGAAGGTGGAATAGATTGGGCCCTATCAGATGGTAACACGGTTCGGGGACCATATACTCTTGTGGATGGAAGAGTGGTTGATGCCGATTCCAAACAAAAGCCAATCAGCAACGAATATTACTTTATCGTCCCCTCAAAGTGTACGGAGTGTGTTGGATTTCATGACGAGCCGCAATGCGCTGCTGTTTGCCCGGTAGATTGTTGTGTACCAGACCCCGCTCATCGGGAAAGTGAAGAAGAATTGCTCCAAAGAAAGGCCAATCTGCATCTGTAA